A single genomic interval of Ovis aries strain OAR_USU_Benz2616 breed Rambouillet chromosome 9, ARS-UI_Ramb_v3.0, whole genome shotgun sequence harbors:
- the PLEKHF2 gene encoding pleckstrin homology domain-containing family F member 2 codes for MVDRLANSEANTRRINIVENCFGAAGQPLTIPGRVLIGEGVLTKLCRKKPKARQFFLFNDILVYGNIVIQKKKYNKQHIIPLENVTIDSIKDEGDLRNGWLIKTPTKSFAVYAATATEKSEWMNHINKCVTDLLSKSGKTPSNEHAAVWVPDSEATVCMRCQKAKFTPVNRRHHCRKCGFVVCGPCSEKRFLLPSQSSKPVRICDFCYDLLSTGDVAACQPARSDSYSQSLQPPLNDVSDDDDDDDSSD; via the coding sequence ATGGTGGATCGCTTGGCAAACAGTGAAGCAAATACTAGACGTATAAATATAGTAGAAAACTGTTTTGGAGCAGCTGGCCAACCGTTAACTATACCTGGACGTGTTCTTATTGGTGAAGGCGTATTGACTAAGTTGTGCAGAAAAAAGCCCAAAGCAAGGcagtttttcttatttaatgaTATTCTTGTATATGGCAATATTGTCatccagaagaaaaaatataacaaacaacATATTATTCCCCTGGAAAATGTCACAATTGATTCCATCAAAGATGAGGGAGACTTGAGAAATGGATGGCTGATCAAGACACCAACAAAATCATTTGCAGTTTATGCTGCCACTGCCACTGAGAAATCAGAATGGATGAATCATATAAATAAGTGTGTCACTGATTTACTCTCCAAAAGTGGGAAGACACCCAGTAATGAACATGCTGCCGTCTGGGTTCCTGACTCTGAGGCAACTGTATGTATGCGTTGTCAGAAAGCAAAATTTACACCTGTTAATCGTCGTCACCATTGCCGCAAATGTGGTTTTGTTGTCTGTGGGCCCTGCTCTGAAAAGAGATTTCTTCTTCCCAGCCAGTCCTCTAAGCCTGTGCGGATTTGTGACTTCTGCTATGACCTGCTTTCTACGGGGGACGTGGCCGCGTGCCAGCCTGCTAGATCGGACTCTTACAGTCAGTCATTGCAGCCTCCTTTAAATGATGTGTCtgacgatgatgatgatgatgatagcagTGACTAA